The Rhopalosiphum maidis isolate BTI-1 chromosome 1, ASM367621v3, whole genome shotgun sequence genome has a segment encoding these proteins:
- the LOC113548884 gene encoding protein PFC0760c-like isoform X1 — MTIQIKMSGNGENDTSIHNDLSKFNLTFYESSIELWRIEEMCRLKVKNIEEIKHSAEQVTLENEWIEKQLHGTKSRLDEVRENIVSIDNITFSLNETLAHLEIQYKKKEFALNKSKCEYELQLFIKMELWQKEEERLNNIPEVKLLKIADSELKNTQLEYEELLINLKNLVEKINIATCENDEKRNHIIVEYANVYIEMLSLNKREENCKTLLRKLNAEYNEKCCMKNVLLESQNKRVNKLLFWSHTPSTFDSNIFDMKLNSLSQDHLTPNLTYSSNYNHDNFTYDKNDVNIQNSKLNKPKKNVTFLLSSDDKISLETNDEDVNICKNLDVLTEEINENINNNFSQLENIVEDSTIQFTKKESKEIHFENKDKHMDHDGDLNSYTNISKTTDVLSGIKFKKPFNSVQDTSIINPKIIQPSKMKTNKNINMDNNCYQGKFKPFSFSMNNKNDNDKDSCLIDEDQLQKNAIKSLEHSDLKKFNSDNINIFNDLSQLHENVSDNQNKELSDEFWNFCTEPMSQNSGNSSLCGSDLSELFGNSYDISQYQNNSQFHFSNSFKDNLDVNPESNFQRLIIPEQPANFIFNPSLSESSKKRNIKKNLSINETTSSTSNNFTQPNKSNCLPSDQFRFNFL, encoded by the exons ATGAca aTTCAGATAAAAATGTCAGGTAATGGTGAAAATGATACAAGTATTCACAATgacttaagtaaatttaatttgactttTTATGAAAGTAGTATTGAACTTTGGAGAATTGAAGAAATGTGTCGTT taaaagtaaaaaatattgaagaaatcAAACATTCTGCTGAACAAGTTACTTTAGAAAATGAATGGATTGAAAAACAATTGCATGGTACTAAATCAAGATTAGATGAAGTTAGAGAAAATATAGTGag tatTGACAACATTACTTTCTCTCTTAATGAAACATTAGCTCATCTAGAAAtccaatataaaaagaaagaaTTTGCtttgaataaatcaaaatgtgaATATGAATTACAgctgtttataaaaatggagTTGTGGCAAAAAGAAGAG GAAcgactaaataatatacccgaagttaaattattaaaaattgctgATTCTGAACTGAAAAACACACAACTAGAATATGAAGAGTTAttgataaatctaaaaaatttagttGAAAAGATTAACATAGCTACATGTGAAAATG atgaaAAACGGAACCATATCATTGTAGAATATGCCaatgtttatattgaaatgttaTCTTTAAATAAGAGAGAAGAAAACTGCAAGACTCTTTTAAG gaAATTGAATGCAGAGTATAATGAGAAATGTTGTATGAAAAATGTACTTCTTGAATCCCAAAATAag agagttaataaattattattttggtcaCATACTCCTAGCACATTTGACTCCAACATTTTCGATATGAAACTTAATTCACTGAGTCAAGATCACCTAACACCTAATTTAACATATTCCAGTAATTATAATCATGACAATTTTACTTATGACAAAAATGATGTAAATATTcagaattcaaaattaaataaaccgaaaaaaaatgtaacttttttattatcttctgATGATAAAATATCCCTGGAAACAAATGATGAGGATGTCAATATTTGCAAAAACTTAGATGTACTTACAGAAgaaatcaatgaaaatataaataacaacttttcacaattagaaaatattgtgGAAGATAGTACTattcaatttacaaaaaaagaatcaaaagaaatacattttgagaATAAAGATAAACATATGGATCATGACGGTGATCTAAATTCCTAtactaatatatctaaaactaCTGATGTACTTTctggtattaaatttaaaaaaccattCAATTCAGTACAAGatacaagtattataaatccaaaaattattcaaccaAGTAAAATGAAGACAAACAag aaCATAAATatggataataattgttatcaaggaaaatttaaaccatttagtttttcaatgaacaataaaaatgataatgataaagaTAGTTGTCTGATTGATGAAGaccaattacaaaaaaatgctATAAAATCTTTAGAACActcagatttaaaaaaatttaattctgataatattaatatatttaatgatctaTCTCAATTACATGAAAACGTATCTGATAATCAAAACAAAGAATTATCTG atgaaTTTTGGAACTTTTGTACAGAACCGATGTCTCAAAATAGTGGAAATAGCAGTTTATGT ggGTCAGATTTATCTGAATTATTTGGAAATTCTTATGATATTAgtcaatatcaaaataattcacaattCCATTTTTCAAACTCTTTTAAGG ATAACTTAGATGTAAATCCTGAATCAAATTTCCAAAGATTAATAATACCAGAACAACCAG caaattttatattcaatccTTCACTAAGTGAATCATCTAAGAAAAGGAATATTAAGAagaatttatctattaatgaAACAACATCCAGtacatctaataattttacccaacctaataaatcaaattgtttACCTTCTGATCAATTTAGATTCAactttttgtaa
- the LOC113548912 gene encoding neuroglobin-like, whose protein sequence is MASSLSPLQISQLRDSWSVLAQNPTQLASALVIRLFKENPEYQSLFKRLKNLPMDELASNPQFMSHASKVGAALGSTIDHLDKPEELEKILTNLGIKHKKYGLTPKHFQVIGNVLVAMIAEAIGDTDPELLDLWKSSLTSVLSIVIAACN, encoded by the exons atggCAAGTTCATTGAGTCCTCTTCAAATTTCGCAACTAAGAGATTCATGGTCAGTGCTTGCACAGAACCCGACCCAATTGGCGTCAGCATTAGTCATCAG GTTATTCAAAGAAAATCCTGAGTATCAATCATTATTCAAACGGCTTAAGAACTTGCCGATGGATGAACTTGCGTCTAATCCCCAGTTTATGTCACATGCATCGAAAGTAGGTGCTGCACTAGGGTCGACTATTGATCACCTTGATAAACCTGaagaattagaaaaaatacttacaaatcttggcattaaacataaaaaatatgggCTTACACCGAAACATTTTCAG gttaTTGGTAACGTGTTGGTTGCTATGATAGCAGAAGCAATCGGTGATACTGATCCAGAATTATTAGATTTGTGGAAGTCCAGTTTAACTTCAGTACTAAGTATTGTGATTGCAGCATGCAATTAA
- the LOC113548884 gene encoding probable cyclin-dependent serine/threonine-protein kinase DDB_G0292550 isoform X3 produces MELWQKEEERLNNIPEVKLLKIADSELKNTQLEYEELLINLKNLVEKINIATCENDEKRNHIIVEYANVYIEMLSLNKREENCKTLLRKLNAEYNEKCCMKNVLLESQNKRVNKLLFWSHTPSTFDSNIFDMKLNSLSQDHLTPNLTYSSNYNHDNFTYDKNDVNIQNSKLNKPKKNVTFLLSSDDKISLETNDEDVNICKNLDVLTEEINENINNNFSQLENIVEDSTIQFTKKESKEIHFENKDKHMDHDGDLNSYTNISKTTDVLSGIKFKKPFNSVQDTSIINPKIIQPSKMKTNKNINMDNNCYQGKFKPFSFSMNNKNDNDKDSCLIDEDQLQKNAIKSLEHSDLKKFNSDNINIFNDLSQLHENVSDNQNKELSDEFWNFCTEPMSQNSGNSSLCGSDLSELFGNSYDISQYQNNSQFHFSNSFKDNLDVNPESNFQRLIIPEQPANFIFNPSLSESSKKRNIKKNLSINETTSSTSNNFTQPNKSNCLPSDQFRFNFL; encoded by the exons atggagTTGTGGCAAAAAGAAGAG GAAcgactaaataatatacccgaagttaaattattaaaaattgctgATTCTGAACTGAAAAACACACAACTAGAATATGAAGAGTTAttgataaatctaaaaaatttagttGAAAAGATTAACATAGCTACATGTGAAAATG atgaaAAACGGAACCATATCATTGTAGAATATGCCaatgtttatattgaaatgttaTCTTTAAATAAGAGAGAAGAAAACTGCAAGACTCTTTTAAG gaAATTGAATGCAGAGTATAATGAGAAATGTTGTATGAAAAATGTACTTCTTGAATCCCAAAATAag agagttaataaattattattttggtcaCATACTCCTAGCACATTTGACTCCAACATTTTCGATATGAAACTTAATTCACTGAGTCAAGATCACCTAACACCTAATTTAACATATTCCAGTAATTATAATCATGACAATTTTACTTATGACAAAAATGATGTAAATATTcagaattcaaaattaaataaaccgaaaaaaaatgtaacttttttattatcttctgATGATAAAATATCCCTGGAAACAAATGATGAGGATGTCAATATTTGCAAAAACTTAGATGTACTTACAGAAgaaatcaatgaaaatataaataacaacttttcacaattagaaaatattgtgGAAGATAGTACTattcaatttacaaaaaaagaatcaaaagaaatacattttgagaATAAAGATAAACATATGGATCATGACGGTGATCTAAATTCCTAtactaatatatctaaaactaCTGATGTACTTTctggtattaaatttaaaaaaccattCAATTCAGTACAAGatacaagtattataaatccaaaaattattcaaccaAGTAAAATGAAGACAAACAag aaCATAAATatggataataattgttatcaaggaaaatttaaaccatttagtttttcaatgaacaataaaaatgataatgataaagaTAGTTGTCTGATTGATGAAGaccaattacaaaaaaatgctATAAAATCTTTAGAACActcagatttaaaaaaatttaattctgataatattaatatatttaatgatctaTCTCAATTACATGAAAACGTATCTGATAATCAAAACAAAGAATTATCTG atgaaTTTTGGAACTTTTGTACAGAACCGATGTCTCAAAATAGTGGAAATAGCAGTTTATGT ggGTCAGATTTATCTGAATTATTTGGAAATTCTTATGATATTAgtcaatatcaaaataattcacaattCCATTTTTCAAACTCTTTTAAGG ATAACTTAGATGTAAATCCTGAATCAAATTTCCAAAGATTAATAATACCAGAACAACCAG caaattttatattcaatccTTCACTAAGTGAATCATCTAAGAAAAGGAATATTAAGAagaatttatctattaatgaAACAACATCCAGtacatctaataattttacccaacctaataaatcaaattgtttACCTTCTGATCAATTTAGATTCAactttttgtaa
- the LOC113548884 gene encoding probable cyclin-dependent serine/threonine-protein kinase DDB_G0292550 isoform X2 — MTIQIKMSGNGENDTSIHNDLSKFNLTFYESSIELWRIEEMCRLKVKNIEEIKHSAEQVTLENEWIEKQLHGTKSRLDEVRENILFIKMELWQKEEERLNNIPEVKLLKIADSELKNTQLEYEELLINLKNLVEKINIATCENDEKRNHIIVEYANVYIEMLSLNKREENCKTLLRKLNAEYNEKCCMKNVLLESQNKRVNKLLFWSHTPSTFDSNIFDMKLNSLSQDHLTPNLTYSSNYNHDNFTYDKNDVNIQNSKLNKPKKNVTFLLSSDDKISLETNDEDVNICKNLDVLTEEINENINNNFSQLENIVEDSTIQFTKKESKEIHFENKDKHMDHDGDLNSYTNISKTTDVLSGIKFKKPFNSVQDTSIINPKIIQPSKMKTNKNINMDNNCYQGKFKPFSFSMNNKNDNDKDSCLIDEDQLQKNAIKSLEHSDLKKFNSDNINIFNDLSQLHENVSDNQNKELSDEFWNFCTEPMSQNSGNSSLCGSDLSELFGNSYDISQYQNNSQFHFSNSFKDNLDVNPESNFQRLIIPEQPANFIFNPSLSESSKKRNIKKNLSINETTSSTSNNFTQPNKSNCLPSDQFRFNFL, encoded by the exons ATGAca aTTCAGATAAAAATGTCAGGTAATGGTGAAAATGATACAAGTATTCACAATgacttaagtaaatttaatttgactttTTATGAAAGTAGTATTGAACTTTGGAGAATTGAAGAAATGTGTCGTT taaaagtaaaaaatattgaagaaatcAAACATTCTGCTGAACAAGTTACTTTAGAAAATGAATGGATTGAAAAACAATTGCATGGTACTAAATCAAGATTAGATGAAGTTAGAGAAAATATA ctgtttataaaaatggagTTGTGGCAAAAAGAAGAG GAAcgactaaataatatacccgaagttaaattattaaaaattgctgATTCTGAACTGAAAAACACACAACTAGAATATGAAGAGTTAttgataaatctaaaaaatttagttGAAAAGATTAACATAGCTACATGTGAAAATG atgaaAAACGGAACCATATCATTGTAGAATATGCCaatgtttatattgaaatgttaTCTTTAAATAAGAGAGAAGAAAACTGCAAGACTCTTTTAAG gaAATTGAATGCAGAGTATAATGAGAAATGTTGTATGAAAAATGTACTTCTTGAATCCCAAAATAag agagttaataaattattattttggtcaCATACTCCTAGCACATTTGACTCCAACATTTTCGATATGAAACTTAATTCACTGAGTCAAGATCACCTAACACCTAATTTAACATATTCCAGTAATTATAATCATGACAATTTTACTTATGACAAAAATGATGTAAATATTcagaattcaaaattaaataaaccgaaaaaaaatgtaacttttttattatcttctgATGATAAAATATCCCTGGAAACAAATGATGAGGATGTCAATATTTGCAAAAACTTAGATGTACTTACAGAAgaaatcaatgaaaatataaataacaacttttcacaattagaaaatattgtgGAAGATAGTACTattcaatttacaaaaaaagaatcaaaagaaatacattttgagaATAAAGATAAACATATGGATCATGACGGTGATCTAAATTCCTAtactaatatatctaaaactaCTGATGTACTTTctggtattaaatttaaaaaaccattCAATTCAGTACAAGatacaagtattataaatccaaaaattattcaaccaAGTAAAATGAAGACAAACAag aaCATAAATatggataataattgttatcaaggaaaatttaaaccatttagtttttcaatgaacaataaaaatgataatgataaagaTAGTTGTCTGATTGATGAAGaccaattacaaaaaaatgctATAAAATCTTTAGAACActcagatttaaaaaaatttaattctgataatattaatatatttaatgatctaTCTCAATTACATGAAAACGTATCTGATAATCAAAACAAAGAATTATCTG atgaaTTTTGGAACTTTTGTACAGAACCGATGTCTCAAAATAGTGGAAATAGCAGTTTATGT ggGTCAGATTTATCTGAATTATTTGGAAATTCTTATGATATTAgtcaatatcaaaataattcacaattCCATTTTTCAAACTCTTTTAAGG ATAACTTAGATGTAAATCCTGAATCAAATTTCCAAAGATTAATAATACCAGAACAACCAG caaattttatattcaatccTTCACTAAGTGAATCATCTAAGAAAAGGAATATTAAGAagaatttatctattaatgaAACAACATCCAGtacatctaataattttacccaacctaataaatcaaattgtttACCTTCTGATCAATTTAGATTCAactttttgtaa
- the LOC113560823 gene encoding putative uncharacterized protein DDB_G0271606 — MIPQVSSLCVLLLIAGSCWADQQQQQLGIPSSLDAESINDLAKKPVKLDPKLRKALLKVLNRLEEEDRVTEVKLAEVESQQFQKQQQQFQQQQQQFQQQFEQQQQQLRQRQQQQRKQIRILDQQQIQILGQQQIQLQDQQKKQLQDQEQKLELLQDQELRLENSQDLQQRQNHLQPQLHFNVQEPTEQTKQERQNFTPSQTPTVALPTSTIAFTTPTEVFQPTPTAAFPTSASPKTAAVTLATSTSSGLLPTLSPTPNSLAATKSVSIVNDDVEKTPNNVLRTTSPGTSVAPSTDTGTVVDFFEAPLLTAFTVQQDSAGVPRRVIPIFTEPGQLERQKILALETRAESGNGGDRNTVEPDRNELDFLKSVELSKQQVPSREELQQQESFALQQQLRFQQQLQQRAVLEEQQRRQQIAQQRQQQQQQLQQQQQQQQQQQQQLQQQQQQQQQQQQQRRQQQQQQQQRQQQQQQQLQQQQQQLQQQQQQQLLQQQRTVVFQPQQQQQLQLQPVQVQPQQQLQLQPVQVQPQQQPIRFVQQQRSQFGDGPLTLLPQFIQQQQQQARVLRQPQSQSFGYGLSVPRLPGDLDVVYKVLALNHEGRNNNVVGPQPLLF; from the coding sequence GTATCATCATTATGTGTGCTTCTTTTAATCGCCGGATCTTGTTGGGCGgatcaacaacaacaacaactagGAATTCCTAGTTCTCTCGACGCCGAGTCCATCAATGACCTGGCCAAAAAGCCAGTGAAACTGGATCCAAAGTTACGTAAAGCTTTGCTTAAAGTACTCAATCGCTTAGAAGAAGAAGACAGAGTAACTGAAGTAAAACTGGCGGAAGTCGAATCACAACAATTCCAAAAACAGCAACAACAGTTtcaacaacagcaacaacaatTTCAACAACAATTCGAACAACAGCAGCAACAACTAAGACAAAGGCAGCAACAGCAACGGAAACAAATACGAATTCTAGATCAACAGCAAATACAAATACTAGGGCAACAGCAAATACAGTTACAAGATCAACAGAAAAAACAGTTACAGGATCAAGAGCAGAAACTGGAGCTATTACAGGACCAAGAGCTAAGACTGGAGAATTCGCAAGACTTACAACAGCGACAGAACCACCTACAACCGCAACTGCATTTTAACGTGCAAGAGCCGACAGAACAGACAAAACAAGAACGTCAAAACTTTACACCGTCTCAGACACCGACAGTGGCGTTGCCCACTTCGACGATAGCGTTTACCACTCCAACCGAAGTATTTCAGCCTACTCCGACGGCAGCGTTTCCCACTTCAGCCTCGCCCAAGACGGCGGCAGTGACGTTAGCTACGTCCACGTCGTCAGGCTTATTACCCACGCTGTCGCCGACGCCCAATTCACTCGCGGCCACTAAGTCCGTATCGATCGTTAATGACGACGTGGAAAAGACACCAAACAATGTTCTACGTACGACATCGCCGGGCACGTCCGTCGCACCATCTACAGACACCGGCACAGTAGTTGACTTTTTTGAGGCGCCTTTGCTGACAGCGTTTACTGTGCAACAGGACTCTGCGGGCGTCCCGCGGCGTGTCATACCCATTTTCACGGAACCAGGACAGCTAGAGAGGCAGAAGATACTGGCTTTGGAAACCCGGGCAGAATCAGGCAATGGTGGAGACCGGAATACTGTCGAACCGGACAGGAACGAACTGGACTTTCTGAAAAGCGTTGAGTTATCTAAACAACAGGTACCGTCGCGGGAAGAACTGCAGCAGCAAGAGTCGTTCGCCTTGCAACAACAGTTGAGGTTCCAACAACAACTACAGCAAAGGGCGGTGCTCGAGGAACAACAGCGCCGGCAACAAATCGCCCAACAACGgcagcaacaacaacagcaattgcaacaacaacaacagcagcaacaacaacaacaacaacaactacaacaacaacaacaacagcagcagcagcaacaacaacaacgacgacagcagcagcaacagcaacagcaacgtcagcagcagcagcaacagcaactgcagcagcaacaacagcaactgcagcagcaacaacaacagcaaTTGCTACAGCAACAAAGGACAGTGGTATTTCAGCcacagcaacagcagcaactGCAGTTGCAACCTGTCCAAGTGCAGCCGCAACAGCAACTGCAGTTGCAACCTGTCCAAGTGCAGCCGCAACAGCAACCCATCCGATTTGTGCAACAACAGCGATCGCAGTTCGGTGACGGTCCGTTGACGCTTCTTCCGCAGTTTATccaacaacagcagcagcaggcACGAGTGCTTAGGCAACCACAATCGCAGTCTTTCGGTTACGGGTTGTCAGTACCCAGACTTCCGGGAGATCTGGACGTAGTATACAAGGTGCTAGCTTTGAACCACGAGGGCAGAAACAACAATGTGGTCGGACCTCAGCCGTTGTTGTTCTGA